A single region of the Arcobacter sp. F155 genome encodes:
- a CDS encoding efflux RND transporter permease subunit has translation MFESFLRFFVNNSRMNYTLFVLVFLVGIWSYNNTAKEIFPSFELEMVSVQGSYAGASVDILDKMAVTEIEDNLKNLDSVDVMTTVISPGSFTIVVELKKGKDKYNEANKIKDIITLVKSDLPSDMDEPSVNVLDRTRTLLDISLTSKQLNLDQLKPLASDLKSDLLTITGINDVTIYGDSDEYYEVLIDDKKVEALGINKSELFNAISTISYIFPVGKIEDSKKHYYISTYNGEKNAANFAKTLIRVGNTNLYLSDVATISKKYEDASTLYSFNGKNALSLKVEQNDTADALRLTENIKGMLPELNAQNPNVDIIIADDNSERIRDRLNIVVSNILLGIILITILVMLLINFRMSFIIAVGIPTSFVIAAVYMYLSGYTINMISLVGVLIAIGIVVDDAIVVSENIQQHIEEGYPPKEAAVIGAKEMVKPVTVASITTLFSFLPILMISGTMGEVIKLIPIALSALVVASLIESFIFLPIHAAHVLKNGSKVTSWEKANNIYNSILHFFMDYKKSFLTIFVILVPVLTVLAISSSKFQIFPKFDASDVKLTIKANENTKLEDAFAIVQKIEEDLIAKDDELFIRSIDSVAGFRRDTAGNTERFPYVMYMTLELQKRKEANFLDKYVTPYLSFYYDDEGRTRTLSSREIAKKLKKHIIDAKYKEKFNLEEIAVAERKVGPVKADIKIGLVSNDNQKIIASIEKLENALKELNGIKSVANSLKFGIDEIKLKVNNYGQQLGLDEAYIGSYLSNMYLLKKKGVTFDANSMLDIKIQSINKDDYEVFKTTQIPLSDGTFVALNQVAEFKIIKGFEQLIKDNALKNFYVYGQVDPDVLTAGEAIEKVKPVLDEIEKSGIKLVFKGEEEKKKDLKNDMILASGLAIVLIMLAMLYLFNSFRETFILMSIIPFSILGVLIGHKIMGLNLSMPSVIGMLGLAGVVINDGIIMMTYLKKAKTLHEVFIRATKRFRPIILTTITTLIGMSSLIFFPTGQAVIFQPIAIGLGFGLLWGTILNLIYLPVIYSISHKLKKDS, from the coding sequence ATGTTTGAAAGTTTTTTGAGATTTTTTGTTAATAACTCTAGAATGAACTATACGCTATTTGTATTAGTTTTTTTAGTTGGAATTTGGTCATATAATAATACAGCAAAAGAGATCTTCCCAAGTTTTGAATTAGAAATGGTATCAGTGCAAGGTTCTTATGCCGGAGCTTCAGTTGATATTCTAGATAAAATGGCAGTAACTGAAATAGAAGATAATCTAAAAAATCTTGATAGTGTTGATGTTATGACAACAGTTATTAGCCCTGGTAGCTTTACAATTGTTGTAGAACTGAAAAAAGGCAAAGACAAATATAACGAAGCCAATAAAATAAAAGATATTATAACCTTAGTAAAATCAGACTTACCTTCTGATATGGATGAGCCTTCAGTTAATGTTTTAGATAGAACTAGAACTCTTTTAGATATTTCCCTTACTTCAAAACAATTAAATCTTGACCAGCTTAAACCCCTTGCTAGTGATTTAAAAAGTGATCTTCTTACAATCACAGGAATCAACGATGTAACAATTTATGGTGACTCAGATGAGTATTATGAAGTTTTAATTGATGATAAAAAAGTTGAAGCTTTAGGAATAAATAAAAGTGAACTATTTAATGCAATTTCTACAATTTCGTATATCTTCCCAGTTGGAAAAATAGAAGATAGTAAAAAACACTACTATATCTCAACATATAATGGTGAGAAAAACGCTGCAAACTTTGCAAAGACTCTTATTAGAGTTGGAAATACAAACCTATATTTATCAGATGTTGCAACTATCTCTAAAAAGTATGAAGATGCTTCAACTCTATACTCTTTTAATGGTAAAAATGCACTATCGTTAAAAGTTGAACAAAACGATACGGCTGATGCTCTTAGACTAACTGAAAACATCAAAGGAATGTTACCAGAGTTAAATGCACAAAACCCAAATGTTGATATTATAATTGCAGATGATAACAGTGAGAGAATTAGAGATAGGCTTAATATTGTAGTATCAAATATTTTACTTGGAATTATTCTTATTACTATTTTAGTAATGCTTTTAATCAACTTTAGAATGTCATTTATTATAGCAGTTGGTATTCCAACATCTTTTGTAATAGCAGCTGTTTATATGTATTTATCTGGGTATACCATAAATATGATTTCCCTAGTTGGGGTTTTAATTGCAATTGGTATTGTAGTAGATGATGCTATTGTTGTAAGTGAAAACATTCAGCAACATATAGAAGAGGGTTATCCTCCTAAAGAAGCTGCTGTTATAGGTGCAAAAGAGATGGTGAAACCTGTTACTGTTGCATCTATTACAACACTATTTTCATTTTTACCAATTTTGATGATTAGTGGAACTATGGGAGAAGTAATTAAGCTTATTCCTATTGCTTTATCAGCTTTAGTTGTTGCTTCACTTATTGAGTCATTTATTTTCTTACCTATTCATGCAGCTCACGTACTGAAAAATGGTTCTAAAGTTACATCATGGGAAAAAGCAAATAATATCTATAACTCTATCTTACACTTTTTTATGGATTATAAGAAAAGCTTTTTGACAATATTTGTAATCTTAGTTCCTGTTCTTACTGTTTTAGCTATCTCTTCTTCAAAGTTTCAAATCTTTCCAAAGTTTGATGCTAGTGATGTAAAACTTACTATAAAAGCAAATGAAAATACAAAACTTGAAGATGCCTTTGCAATTGTTCAAAAAATAGAAGAGGATTTAATTGCTAAAGATGATGAACTTTTTATTAGAAGTATTGATTCAGTAGCAGGTTTTAGAAGGGATACAGCAGGAAATACAGAAAGATTTCCTTATGTTATGTATATGACTTTAGAACTTCAAAAAAGAAAAGAAGCTAACTTCTTAGATAAGTATGTAACACCATATTTGAGTTTTTATTATGATGATGAAGGACGAACAAGAACATTAAGTTCAAGGGAAATTGCTAAGAAGTTAAAGAAACATATAATTGATGCAAAGTATAAAGAAAAATTTAATTTAGAAGAAATAGCAGTTGCAGAAAGAAAAGTTGGTCCTGTAAAAGCAGATATTAAAATAGGACTTGTATCAAATGATAACCAAAAGATTATAGCTTCAATTGAGAAGTTAGAAAATGCATTAAAAGAGTTAAATGGTATTAAGTCTGTAGCAAACTCATTGAAGTTTGGTATTGATGAAATAAAATTAAAAGTAAATAACTATGGTCAGCAACTAGGACTTGATGAGGCATATATAGGTTCATATCTTTCAAATATGTATTTACTAAAGAAAAAAGGTGTTACCTTTGATGCAAACTCAATGCTTGATATCAAAATCCAAAGTATAAATAAAGATGATTATGAAGTTTTCAAAACTACGCAAATACCTCTTTCTGATGGAACTTTTGTAGCATTAAATCAAGTTGCAGAATTTAAGATTATCAAAGGCTTTGAACAACTTATTAAAGACAATGCTTTAAAGAACTTCTATGTATATGGACAAGTAGACCCTGATGTTTTAACAGCAGGTGAAGCTATAGAAAAAGTAAAGCCCGTACTAGATGAAATAGAAAAAAGTGGAATTAAACTAGTATTTAAAGGTGAAGAAGAGAAGAAAAAAGATTTAAAGAATGATATGATTTTAGCAAGTGGACTAGCTATTGTATTAATCATGCTTGCAATGCTTTATTTGTTTAACTCTTTTAGGGAAACATTTATTTTAATGTCAATTATTCCTTTCTCTATTCTAGGAGTTTTAATAGGTCACAAAATAATGGGACTAAACCTTTCTATGCCATCTGTTATTGGTATGTTAGGGCTTGCAGGGGTTGTTATTAATGATGGTATTATTATGATGACATATTTAAAGAAAGCTAAGACTTTACACGAAGTATTTATTAGAGCAACAAAAAGATTTAGACCAATTATTCTTACAACAATAACAACTTTAATAGGAATGAGTTCATTAATCTTCTTCCCTACAGGACAAGCTGTTATTTTCCAACCAATTGCCATAGGACTTGGTTTTGGACTTTTATGGGGAACAATTTTAAATCTTATATATCTTCCTGTAATTTATTCAATCTCACACAAACTAAAAAAAGATAGTTAA